Proteins encoded within one genomic window of Nordella sp. HKS 07:
- the putA gene encoding bifunctional proline dehydrogenase/L-glutamate gamma-semialdehyde dehydrogenase PutA, giving the protein MTTTPALPSRAPISNLLFADETALVKSLSTEARLSPEQSRQVAELARQLVAAVRAGRRQQGGIDAFMQEYSLSSEEGVVLMCLAEALLRIPDGETADKLIADKIGGKQWDRHIGQSESIFVNASAWGLMLTGRFVQLGQGTTTDIGGYLKRFVSRSGEPFIRNAMKHAMRIMGKQFVLGRTIEEALDIAKPLEAQNYRFSFDMLGEAAFTAEDARRYLKAYENAMSVVGARAGSGGADGIFGKPSISVKLSALHPRYEEKQEARTMAELLPRVVELAHQAKALDIGLTIDAEEVNRLDLSLELFGRLAHEPSLKGWNGLGLAVQAYGKRARPVLQWLADLASQTGRKLPVRLVKGAYWDTEVKRAQEAGLEGYSLFTRKVSTDLSYLACAKYLLSRRDVFYPQFATHNAHSLAAITVMAGDDRSYEFQRLHGMGQALYEEVARIPKMRQPCRIYAPVGSHEDLLAYLVRRLLENGANTSFVNRLADDEAPIGEIIADPVEQVAGLNSIPHPRIPLPRDIFAPRINSRGYALWDDRTREAMLADIGKVLAKPVKASALVSGKVGKGGPVRAITSPHDRSVQVGEVAEADEKAIAQAMSDAAKANAGWNARGGAARALILEKAAELYEANTARFMALLIREAGKTLDNAQADLREAVDFLRYYSERARKEFEAPQRLPGPTGELNEITLNGRGVFACISPWNFPLAIFTGQVAAALAAGNAAIAKPAEQTPLIAFEAVKLLHEAGVPPDVLQFLPGDGARIGKILLAHPALSGVAFTGSNDTASIINRTLAARDGAILPLIAETGGMNAMIVDSSALPEQAVRDVLASAFDSAGQRCSAARVLFVQEDIAGRMIPMLEGAMAELTIGDPLDFATDVGPVIDEDARNMLDDHKKRMAREAKTILDMQLPSATKAGTFVSPAAYEIPSLSILKREVFGPVLHVVRFAGDRLAEVCDALNATGFGLTLGLHTRIETTVAEVRAHARVGNMYVNRNQIGAVVGAQPFGGEGLSGTGPKAGGPNYLNRFATERVCSVDTTASGGNAALMSMGSGERGAE; this is encoded by the coding sequence ATGACCACTACTCCAGCTCTTCCCAGCCGCGCCCCGATCTCGAATCTCCTCTTCGCGGACGAAACCGCCCTCGTCAAGTCGCTCAGCACGGAGGCCCGCCTTTCACCCGAACAATCCCGCCAGGTGGCGGAGCTCGCCCGCCAGCTCGTCGCGGCAGTCAGGGCGGGACGGCGCCAGCAGGGCGGCATAGACGCCTTCATGCAGGAATACTCCCTCTCATCCGAAGAGGGCGTGGTGCTGATGTGTCTGGCCGAAGCTCTCTTGCGCATTCCCGATGGCGAGACGGCCGACAAGCTCATCGCCGACAAGATCGGCGGCAAGCAATGGGACCGCCATATCGGCCAGTCGGAATCGATTTTCGTCAATGCCTCGGCCTGGGGCCTCATGCTCACCGGCCGCTTCGTGCAACTGGGGCAGGGCACCACCACCGATATCGGCGGCTATCTCAAGCGTTTCGTCTCGCGCTCGGGCGAGCCCTTCATCCGCAATGCGATGAAGCATGCAATGCGCATCATGGGCAAGCAATTCGTGCTCGGCCGCACCATCGAGGAGGCGCTAGACATCGCCAAGCCGCTCGAGGCGCAGAACTACCGCTTCTCCTTCGACATGCTGGGCGAGGCCGCCTTCACCGCCGAAGACGCGCGCCGATATCTCAAGGCCTATGAGAACGCGATGAGCGTCGTGGGCGCGCGCGCCGGCTCCGGCGGCGCCGACGGCATATTCGGCAAGCCGTCGATCTCGGTGAAACTGTCGGCGCTGCATCCGCGCTATGAGGAAAAGCAGGAAGCGCGCACTATGGCGGAATTGCTGCCACGCGTCGTCGAACTGGCGCACCAGGCCAAGGCGCTCGATATCGGCCTCACCATCGATGCCGAAGAGGTGAACCGTCTCGATTTGTCGCTCGAACTGTTCGGCCGCCTCGCGCACGAGCCTTCGCTCAAAGGCTGGAACGGGCTCGGCCTCGCGGTGCAGGCCTATGGCAAGCGCGCCAGGCCGGTGCTGCAGTGGCTCGCCGATCTCGCCAGCCAGACGGGCCGCAAACTGCCGGTGCGCCTGGTCAAGGGCGCCTATTGGGACACCGAGGTCAAGCGCGCCCAGGAAGCGGGTCTCGAAGGCTACTCGCTGTTCACCCGCAAGGTGTCGACCGATCTGTCCTATCTCGCCTGCGCCAAATATCTCTTGTCGCGGCGCGATGTCTTCTATCCGCAATTCGCCACCCACAACGCCCATTCGCTCGCGGCGATCACGGTGATGGCGGGCGATGACCGCTCCTACGAGTTCCAGCGTCTTCACGGCATGGGCCAGGCGCTCTATGAGGAAGTGGCGCGCATTCCGAAAATGCGCCAGCCCTGCCGCATCTATGCACCCGTCGGCAGCCATGAGGATCTGCTCGCCTATCTGGTGCGCCGCTTGCTCGAGAACGGCGCCAACACCTCCTTCGTCAACCGGCTGGCCGATGACGAGGCGCCGATCGGCGAGATCATCGCCGATCCGGTGGAGCAGGTGGCGGGGCTCAATTCCATTCCGCATCCACGTATCCCGCTGCCGCGCGACATCTTCGCGCCGCGCATCAATTCACGGGGCTATGCGCTGTGGGACGACCGTACCCGCGAGGCGATGCTCGCCGACATCGGCAAGGTGCTGGCGAAGCCGGTGAAGGCGAGCGCCCTGGTGAGCGGCAAAGTGGGGAAGGGCGGACCTGTCCGCGCCATCACTTCGCCGCACGACCGTTCGGTCCAGGTTGGTGAAGTCGCCGAAGCCGACGAGAAGGCGATCGCCCAGGCGATGAGCGATGCGGCCAAGGCCAATGCCGGCTGGAACGCCAGGGGCGGCGCCGCCCGCGCCCTGATCCTGGAGAAGGCCGCCGAACTTTATGAGGCCAACACGGCCCGCTTCATGGCGCTGCTCATCCGCGAAGCCGGCAAGACACTCGACAATGCGCAAGCCGATCTGCGAGAGGCGGTCGATTTCCTGCGTTATTATTCCGAGCGCGCGCGCAAGGAGTTCGAGGCGCCGCAGCGCCTGCCGGGCCCCACCGGCGAATTGAACGAGATCACGCTCAATGGCCGCGGCGTCTTCGCCTGCATCAGCCCGTGGAATTTCCCGCTGGCGATCTTCACGGGTCAGGTGGCGGCCGCACTCGCCGCCGGCAATGCCGCCATCGCCAAGCCCGCCGAACAGACGCCGCTCATCGCCTTCGAGGCGGTGAAGCTTCTGCATGAGGCGGGTGTCCCGCCGGACGTGCTCCAGTTCCTGCCCGGCGACGGCGCCCGCATCGGCAAGATCCTGCTCGCCCATCCGGCGCTGTCGGGTGTGGCCTTCACCGGCTCAAACGACACCGCGTCCATCATCAACCGAACGCTCGCCGCGCGTGACGGCGCGATCCTGCCGCTCATCGCCGAGACCGGCGGCATGAACGCGATGATCGTCGATTCATCGGCACTTCCCGAACAGGCGGTGCGCGACGTGCTGGCCTCCGCCTTCGATAGCGCCGGCCAGCGCTGCTCGGCGGCGCGCGTCCTTTTCGTCCAGGAGGATATCGCCGGTCGGATGATACCGATGCTCGAGGGCGCCATGGCCGAGCTCACCATCGGCGATCCGCTCGATTTCGCGACCGATGTCGGCCCGGTGATCGACGAGGATGCCCGCAACATGCTCGACGACCACAAGAAGCGCATGGCCAGGGAGGCGAAGACCATCCTCGACATGCAGCTGCCCAGTGCCACCAAGGCCGGCACTTTCGTGTCGCCGGCGGCCTATGAAATTCCCTCGCTCTCGATCCTCAAGCGCGAAGTCTTCGGGCCCGTTTTGCATGTGGTGCGCTTCGCCGGCGACCGGCTGGCGGAAGTCTGCGACGCGCTCAATGCCACGGGCTTCGGCCTGACGCTCGGCCTGCATACCCGTATCGAGACGACGGTGGCGGAAGTGCGCGCGCACGCCCGGGTCGGCAACATGTATGTGAACCGCAACCAGATCGGCGCCGTCGTCGGCGCCCAGCCCTTCGGCGGCGAGGGATTGTCGGGCACCGGCCCCAAGGCCGGCGGCCCCAATTATCTCAACCGCTTTGCGACCGAGCGCGTCTGCTCGGTCGACACGACGGCGTCAGGCGGCAATGCGGCGCTGATGAGCATGGGCAGCGGAGAGCGGGGCGCCGAATGA
- a CDS encoding NAD(P)/FAD-dependent oxidoreductase, producing the protein MTEPACDVVILGAGLAGAAAACVCAGRGLKTIILEARDRAGGRGFTRPFAGTRDLLEFGGGWIAPWHDRIRHHAARTGITLRPTHPVTEHRVHDGDGLQARVPISPALAAIQADAMLYKSGEPYPWQGPLSLTQYLDRIQASAEDRAYALAWWTISGNGDPDRISAGEFLSSCSYGDGTPASMMTALAHTLVPGAGILAERMIAASKADLRFHAEVSEVHRDAEGVRVTCADGASIAARAAIACLPLNALSSVRFTPGLSARKRQAIELGHGGRSIKLWLKVRGVAPGILASGGSGGLRWLFAERSGQDGTTLIVGFALTDGTLDPHDRASVARSLAQFLPEAELVAWDWHDWVDDPFARGTWVALPADATWIGDTETWKPEKRIAFATSDFAASSAGWFEGAIVSGEAAAREIIL; encoded by the coding sequence ATGACAGAGCCCGCCTGCGACGTCGTCATCCTGGGTGCGGGATTGGCGGGCGCCGCGGCGGCTTGCGTCTGTGCCGGACGCGGCCTCAAGACGATCATTCTCGAAGCGCGCGACCGCGCCGGCGGGCGCGGCTTCACGCGTCCCTTCGCCGGGACTCGCGATCTGTTGGAATTCGGCGGCGGCTGGATCGCGCCCTGGCATGACCGAATCCGTCACCACGCCGCGCGGACCGGGATCACGCTCAGGCCAACTCATCCGGTCACGGAGCATCGTGTCCATGACGGCGACGGCCTGCAAGCGAGGGTGCCCATTTCGCCGGCTCTCGCGGCGATCCAGGCCGACGCTATGCTCTACAAGTCCGGCGAACCCTATCCATGGCAGGGCCCGCTGTCGCTGACGCAGTATCTCGATCGCATCCAGGCATCTGCCGAGGACCGCGCCTATGCGCTCGCCTGGTGGACGATCTCCGGCAATGGCGATCCCGACCGGATCTCCGCCGGCGAATTCCTGTCGAGCTGCTCTTATGGCGACGGGACACCAGCGAGCATGATGACGGCGCTGGCCCACACGCTGGTACCGGGTGCCGGCATCCTAGCGGAGCGGATGATCGCCGCCTCCAAGGCCGATCTGCGCTTTCATGCCGAGGTCAGCGAGGTTCATCGCGATGCGGAGGGCGTCCGCGTGACATGCGCCGATGGCGCGAGCATAGCGGCTCGCGCGGCGATTGCCTGCCTGCCGTTGAATGCACTTTCGTCAGTTCGTTTCACGCCCGGTCTTTCCGCACGGAAGCGCCAGGCGATCGAACTGGGCCATGGCGGCCGCTCGATCAAGCTCTGGCTGAAAGTGAGAGGCGTCGCCCCCGGCATCCTGGCGAGTGGTGGTTCGGGCGGGCTGCGCTGGCTGTTCGCGGAACGCTCAGGCCAGGACGGCACGACATTGATCGTCGGCTTCGCCCTGACTGATGGCACGCTCGATCCGCACGATCGCGCTTCGGTGGCCCGCTCGCTGGCGCAATTCCTGCCCGAAGCGGAACTCGTCGCCTGGGACTGGCATGATTGGGTGGACGATCCCTTCGCGCGCGGCACATGGGTGGCCCTGCCGGCGGATGCGACCTGGATAGGCGATACCGAAACCTGGAAGCCGGAAAAGCGGATCGCTTTCGCCACATCCGATTTCGCTGCTTCCTCCGCCGGCTGGTTCGAAGGCGCGATCGTGAGCGGCGAGGCCGCTGCCCGAGAAATAATCCTTTGA
- a CDS encoding VWA domain-containing protein, whose amino-acid sequence MANGKSNAPAKTGTAQSEISAAEDVSSFLEQVKRMPPAQRSAGTRGRLIFAMDATMSRQPTWDRALQIQGEMFVETEKIGGIDVQLVYFRGFNECRASKWVSEPSTLAGLMTGVDCRGGNTQIGKVLGHIRREAGQNKISAAVYVGDAMEENVDRLCQTAGEIGLLNVPIFMFQEGHDMIAEKAFREIARLTRGAYFRLDASSARQLRELLAAVAVYAAGGRQALADHSREKGGTARLLLEQLR is encoded by the coding sequence ATGGCCAATGGCAAATCCAACGCGCCGGCGAAAACCGGCACGGCACAGTCTGAGATTTCGGCCGCCGAGGATGTTTCATCCTTCCTCGAGCAGGTGAAACGTATGCCGCCCGCCCAACGCAGCGCCGGGACGCGCGGTCGCCTCATCTTCGCCATGGACGCGACCATGAGCCGGCAGCCGACCTGGGACCGCGCGCTCCAGATCCAGGGCGAAATGTTCGTTGAGACCGAGAAAATCGGCGGCATCGACGTCCAGCTCGTCTATTTCCGCGGCTTCAATGAATGCCGCGCCTCGAAATGGGTGAGCGAGCCCTCGACGCTGGCAGGGCTGATGACCGGCGTCGATTGCCGGGGCGGCAACACGCAGATCGGCAAGGTGCTCGGGCATATCCGCCGCGAAGCCGGCCAGAACAAGATCAGCGCCGCCGTCTATGTCGGCGATGCGATGGAGGAGAATGTCGACCGCCTGTGCCAGACGGCGGGCGAGATCGGGCTTCTGAACGTGCCGATCTTCATGTTCCAGGAAGGCCACGACATGATCGCCGAGAAGGCCTTCCGCGAGATCGCCAGGCTGACGCGCGGCGCCTATTTCCGCCTCGATGCGTCCTCCGCCCGCCAGCTGCGCGAGCTTCTGGCGGCGGTCGCCGTCTATGCCGCTGGCGGGCGCCAGGCGCTCGCCGATCACAGCCGCGAGAAGGGCGGAACCGCGCGCCTTCTCCTCGAGCAGCTCAGGTGA
- a CDS encoding DnaJ domain-containing protein — MQSLIIALAIAFGGYWLLRQFVATPASQAAGFMRKAGGVALLAVAGFLTFRGAFSAAVPIFIVGLGLLGQSGLFPGGFPWGQKTAGQRSRVATSLLAMELDHDSGRMDGQVLAGPYKGRLLSALGNDELKAFHRQCTAVNDQSRALFEAWLDRSKAGWREAWQAGPRVTGAAPSAVMSRAEALAVLGLKEGASADEIRHAHRRLMKEFHPDRGGSDYLAAKINQAKDVLL; from the coding sequence ATGCAGAGTCTCATAATTGCGCTGGCGATCGCCTTCGGCGGCTATTGGCTGTTGCGGCAATTCGTAGCGACGCCGGCGAGCCAGGCGGCGGGTTTCATGCGCAAGGCCGGCGGCGTTGCGCTCCTCGCCGTTGCCGGTTTCCTCACTTTTCGCGGCGCCTTCAGTGCCGCCGTGCCGATCTTCATTGTCGGGCTGGGACTGCTCGGTCAGTCAGGGCTTTTCCCCGGCGGTTTTCCCTGGGGCCAGAAGACGGCGGGCCAGCGCTCGCGGGTCGCCACCAGCCTTCTCGCCATGGAGCTCGACCATGATTCAGGCCGCATGGACGGTCAGGTTCTGGCGGGACCTTACAAGGGCCGCCTGCTGTCGGCGCTCGGCAATGACGAACTCAAGGCGTTCCACCGCCAATGCACGGCGGTCAATGACCAGAGCCGGGCGCTGTTCGAAGCCTGGCTCGACCGCAGCAAGGCCGGCTGGCGCGAGGCCTGGCAGGCGGGCCCACGCGTCACTGGCGCCGCCCCCTCGGCCGTCATGAGCCGGGCCGAGGCGCTCGCAGTCCTAGGTCTGAAGGAGGGCGCCAGCGCCGATGAAATCCGTCACGCGCATCGCCGGCTGATGAAGGAGTTCCATCCCGACCGCGGCGGCTCGGACTACCTCGCCGCCAAGATCAACCAGGCCAAGGACGTGCTGCTCTAG
- a CDS encoding D-alanyl-D-alanine carboxypeptidase family protein, whose amino-acid sequence MMVWTVLRRVGLSLALLLILAAVAIEPVSAKPKFSALAVDARTGEILFSSDADGSRYPASLTKVMTLYILFQEMKAGRLTLNSRIPVSRYAAGRPPTKLGVNAGGTVSVEEAIKALVVLSANDIAVAVGERIEGSEAAFAQRMTRTAKTLGMSRTNFRNASGLPDPRQVTTARDIATLSLRVQRDFPQYFPYFRTTSFAYGKRVIRSHNRLLGRFEGTDGIKTGYIRAAGFNLTTSAKRGDKRIIGVVMGGQTGRSRDNYMIAMLNKAFPKCVGGTKLATAIEGTKPGPSAEIQVASIESPPVSAATSKPAKKRRAGRADDQMPEAEGDVGGLDSAELAAQAQSASGLAGTTYAAVSADQADLARVSGEVASPDATPQVASLAPTQATMSAALPFKVKKPAETQGGQVIVASVASTWNIQLGAYASKKEAQDALYAARSASPKLFSDKQAFTIEVKKGEETIFRARMSGFTAKGAKSACKTLSRKGVDCSTLAPQS is encoded by the coding sequence ATGATGGTTTGGACGGTGCTTCGCCGCGTGGGGCTCAGCTTGGCGTTGCTTCTCATTTTAGCTGCCGTCGCCATCGAGCCCGTTTCGGCAAAGCCCAAATTCTCCGCTCTGGCGGTCGATGCCCGCACCGGTGAGATTCTGTTCTCCAGCGACGCAGACGGATCGCGTTATCCGGCCTCCCTCACCAAGGTGATGACGCTTTACATCCTGTTCCAGGAGATGAAGGCGGGACGCCTGACGCTCAACAGCCGCATCCCCGTTTCGCGCTATGCCGCGGGCCGTCCGCCGACCAAGCTCGGCGTCAATGCAGGCGGGACAGTCAGCGTCGAAGAAGCGATCAAGGCGCTCGTCGTGCTTTCGGCGAACGATATCGCGGTCGCCGTCGGTGAGCGTATCGAAGGCAGCGAGGCGGCTTTCGCGCAGCGTATGACCAGGACGGCGAAGACGCTCGGCATGTCACGGACCAATTTCCGCAACGCCTCGGGCCTTCCCGATCCGCGCCAGGTGACGACGGCGCGTGACATCGCCACGCTTAGCCTCAGGGTACAGCGCGACTTCCCGCAGTACTTTCCCTATTTCCGCACGACGTCCTTCGCCTATGGCAAGCGCGTGATCCGCAGTCACAATCGCCTGCTCGGCCGCTTCGAGGGAACCGACGGCATCAAGACCGGCTATATCCGCGCCGCGGGTTTCAACCTGACCACCTCCGCCAAACGTGGCGACAAGCGCATCATCGGCGTGGTGATGGGCGGTCAGACAGGCCGCTCGCGTGACAACTATATGATCGCCATGCTCAACAAGGCTTTCCCGAAATGCGTGGGCGGCACCAAGCTCGCTACCGCCATCGAAGGCACCAAGCCAGGCCCGAGCGCTGAAATCCAGGTCGCCTCCATCGAGAGCCCGCCCGTCAGCGCCGCGACGAGCAAACCCGCCAAAAAGCGGCGCGCCGGCCGCGCCGACGACCAGATGCCGGAAGCCGAGGGTGATGTTGGCGGCCTCGATAGTGCTGAGCTTGCGGCCCAGGCCCAGAGCGCTTCTGGCCTCGCCGGCACGACCTATGCGGCCGTCAGCGCCGATCAGGCCGACCTTGCGCGCGTCTCCGGCGAAGTCGCGAGTCCCGATGCCACGCCGCAGGTCGCCTCCCTCGCCCCGACCCAGGCCACGATGTCGGCAGCGCTTCCCTTCAAGGTGAAGAAGCCCGCTGAAACGCAAGGCGGCCAGGTCATCGTCGCTTCCGTCGCTTCCACCTGGAATATCCAGCTCGGCGCCTATGCCTCCAAGAAGGAAGCCCAGGACGCCCTCTATGCGGCGCGCAGTGCGAGCCCCAAGCTGTTCTCCGACAAGCAGGCCTTTACTATCGAGGTGAAGAAGGGCGAAGAGACCATCTTCCGCGCGCGCATGTCGGGCTTCACCGCCAAGGGCGCCAAGAGCGCCTGCAAGACCCTGTCCCGCAAGGGCGTCGACTGCTCGACGCTGGCACCGCAGTCCTAA
- a CDS encoding phasin family protein has protein sequence MIKSFEDFQALGKDSVDAYVISATAVSKGFQTIAAEAVDFSRKSFERGTEAFEKASAAKSFDKALEVQQGYAKEAYEAFLGQMNKFGELYLATAKEAYKPFESKFAALTPKVTK, from the coding sequence ATGATCAAGTCGTTTGAAGATTTCCAGGCGCTCGGCAAAGACAGCGTTGACGCCTATGTCATTTCCGCTACCGCCGTCAGCAAGGGTTTCCAGACCATCGCGGCCGAGGCCGTCGATTTCTCGCGCAAATCGTTCGAGCGCGGCACCGAAGCCTTTGAGAAGGCCTCCGCGGCCAAGTCGTTCGACAAGGCTCTCGAAGTCCAGCAGGGCTATGCCAAGGAGGCCTATGAGGCGTTCCTCGGCCAGATGAACAAGTTCGGCGAACTCTACCTCGCGACCGCGAAGGAAGCTTACAAGCCCTTCGAGTCGAAGTTCGCTGCCCTGACGCCGAAAGTGACAAAGTAA
- the clpS gene encoding ATP-dependent Clp protease adapter ClpS: MSQRDSKRDNGQTGVITRTAVKTKRPSLYKVLLLNDDYTPMEFVIVVLERFFNKGRDEATRIMLHVHQKGVGICGVYTFEIAETKVTQVMDFARKHQHPLQCTMEKE, encoded by the coding sequence ATGAGCCAGCGAGACTCGAAACGCGACAATGGACAGACGGGTGTGATCACCCGGACGGCGGTCAAAACCAAGAGGCCGTCGCTGTACAAGGTGCTTTTGCTGAATGACGACTACACGCCCATGGAGTTCGTCATCGTCGTGCTGGAACGGTTTTTCAACAAGGGCAGGGACGAGGCGACCCGGATCATGCTGCATGTGCACCAAAAAGGTGTCGGCATCTGCGGGGTTTATACGTTCGAAATCGCGGAGACGAAGGTGACGCAGGTCATGGACTTTGCGCGCAAGCACCAACATCCGCTACAATGCACGATGGAAAAGGAATAG
- the clpA gene encoding ATP-dependent Clp protease ATP-binding subunit ClpA encodes MPTFSHSLEKALHRALAIANERSHEYATLEHLLLALTDDKDAAAVMRACSVDINILRRNLESYIDNELANLIVDNVKESKPTAGFQRVIQRAVIHVQSSGRDEVTGANVLVAIFAERESHAAYFLQEQDMTRYDAVNYISHGIAKRAGLSDSRPARGVEQDQQNGDNETGEGKKKNEADALEAYCVDLNKKATEGHIDPLIGREQEVNRTIQILCRRQKNNPLFVGDPGVGKTAIAEGLARRIVNGEVPEVLKDCTIYQLDMGALLAGTRYRGDFEERLKAVIKEIERQPGAIMFIDEIHTVIGAGATSGGAMDASNLLKPALAGGNLRCIGSTTYKEYRQHFEKDRALVRRFQKIDVNEPTVEDAIKILKGLKPYFEEFHKVRYTDDAIETAVQLSARYMSDRKLPDKAIDVIDETGASLMLLPENKRKAVIGVPEIEETVATMARIPQKTVSKDDATVLRELDKELKRMVFGQDKAIGALSSAIKLARAGLREPEKPIGCYLFSGPTGVGKTEVAKRLAEVLGVKLLRFDMSEYMERHSVSRLIGAPPGYVGFDQGGLLTDGIDQNPYCVLLLDEIEKAHPDLFNILLQVMDHGKLTDHNGKTVEFRNTVLIMTTNAGAQDLAKAAFGFTRSVREGDDQEAITRMFSPEFRNRLDAIIPFDHLPPDVVRKVVEKFVLQLEAQLSERQINIEISEEAASWLAEKGYDQQMGARPLARVIQEYVKKPLAEEVLFGKLAKGGTVRILLEKADDGEGKLHFDYLGRDEEKALPMPPDRKALPKATKPRKTPKKKEKLN; translated from the coding sequence GTGCCCACATTCTCCCACAGTCTAGAGAAGGCTCTCCACCGCGCGCTCGCCATCGCCAATGAGCGCAGCCATGAATATGCGACGCTGGAGCATCTGCTTCTCGCTTTGACCGACGACAAGGACGCCGCCGCCGTCATGCGCGCCTGCAGCGTCGACATCAATATCCTGCGCCGCAATCTCGAGAGCTATATCGACAACGAGCTCGCCAATCTCATCGTCGACAATGTCAAGGAATCCAAGCCGACCGCCGGGTTCCAGCGCGTCATTCAGCGGGCCGTCATCCATGTTCAGTCCTCGGGCCGCGACGAGGTGACGGGCGCCAATGTGCTCGTCGCCATCTTCGCTGAGCGCGAGAGCCACGCCGCCTATTTCCTGCAGGAGCAGGACATGACCCGCTATGACGCGGTCAACTATATCTCGCACGGCATCGCCAAGCGCGCCGGACTGTCGGACTCCAGGCCCGCCCGCGGCGTCGAGCAGGACCAGCAGAATGGCGACAACGAGACCGGCGAAGGCAAGAAGAAGAACGAAGCCGACGCGCTCGAGGCCTATTGCGTCGATCTCAACAAGAAGGCGACCGAAGGCCATATCGACCCGCTCATCGGGCGCGAGCAGGAGGTCAACCGCACCATCCAGATCCTGTGCCGGCGCCAGAAGAACAACCCGCTGTTCGTCGGCGATCCGGGCGTGGGCAAGACGGCGATCGCCGAGGGCCTGGCACGGCGCATCGTCAACGGCGAAGTGCCGGAGGTGCTGAAGGACTGCACCATCTATCAGCTCGATATGGGCGCGTTGCTCGCCGGCACCCGCTATCGCGGCGATTTCGAGGAGCGGCTCAAGGCGGTGATCAAGGAGATCGAGCGCCAGCCCGGCGCCATCATGTTCATCGACGAGATCCACACGGTGATCGGCGCCGGCGCCACATCGGGCGGCGCCATGGACGCCTCCAATCTGCTCAAGCCGGCGCTGGCCGGTGGAAACCTGCGCTGCATCGGCTCCACCACCTATAAGGAATACCGCCAGCATTTCGAGAAGGACCGCGCGCTGGTCCGGCGCTTCCAGAAGATCGACGTCAACGAGCCGACGGTCGAGGATGCGATCAAGATCCTGAAGGGCCTCAAGCCCTATTTCGAGGAGTTCCACAAGGTCCGCTACACCGATGATGCCATCGAGACGGCGGTGCAATTGTCGGCGCGCTATATGAGCGACCGCAAGCTGCCCGACAAGGCGATCGACGTGATCGACGAGACCGGCGCCTCGCTGATGCTGCTGCCGGAGAACAAGCGCAAGGCGGTGATCGGCGTTCCCGAAATCGAGGAAACCGTCGCCACCATGGCGCGCATCCCGCAGAAGACCGTGTCGAAGGACGACGCGACGGTGCTGCGCGAGCTCGACAAGGAACTGAAGCGTATGGTCTTCGGCCAGGACAAGGCGATCGGCGCGCTGTCGAGCGCCATCAAGCTCGCCCGCGCCGGCCTGCGTGAGCCGGAGAAGCCGATCGGCTGCTATCTGTTCTCGGGCCCGACCGGCGTCGGCAAGACTGAAGTCGCCAAGCGGCTCGCCGAGGTGCTGGGCGTGAAGCTTCTGCGCTTCGACATGTCGGAATATATGGAGCGCCATTCGGTGTCCCGCCTCATCGGCGCACCTCCGGGCTATGTCGGCTTCGACCAGGGCGGCCTGCTCACCGACGGTATCGATCAGAATCCCTACTGTGTGCTGCTTCTGGACGAGATCGAAAAGGCTCATCCCGATCTCTTCAACATCCTGCTGCAGGTGATGGATCACGGCAAGCTGACCGATCACAACGGCAAGACGGTCGAGTTCCGCAACACCGTGCTGATCATGACGACCAACGCCGGCGCCCAGGATCTCGCCAAGGCGGCCTTCGGCTTCACCCGCAGCGTGCGCGAAGGCGATGACCAGGAAGCAATCACCCGCATGTTCTCGCCGGAGTTCCGCAACCGGCTGGATGCGATCATTCCCTTCGACCATCTGCCGCCCGATGTGGTGCGCAAGGTCGTCGAGAAATTCGTGCTCCAGCTCGAGGCACAGCTGTCCGAGCGCCAGATCAATATCGAAATCTCCGAGGAGGCGGCGAGCTGGCTGGCCGAGAAAGGCTATGATCAGCAGATGGGTGCAAGACCATTGGCCCGTGTCATCCAAGAGTATGTGAAGAAGCCCCTGGCCGAGGAGGTGCTGTTCGGCAAGCTCGCCAAGGGCGGCACCGTGCGCATTCTCCTGGAGAAGGCTGACGACGGCGAAGGCAAGCTGCATTTCGACTATCTCGGCCGCGACGAGGAGAAGGCGCTGCCAATGCCGCCCGATCGCAAGGCTTTGCCGAAGGCAACCAAGCCGCGCAAGACGCCGAAGAAGAAAGAGAAGCTGAATTAA